The DNA segment GAGCCAGTGGTAGAGTAAAGCACAGGTTTGGCCCAGTTCCCAAGtctgtgctctagccactagctGACGCTGCAGGGGGAGAAGCTCTTTCAGAACACGGGAATCTGCACACATTTTTGGCTTCTctattgggggagaggggggaggaactCTACTGTGCCGACATCTAATTCAAATCCCCAAAGTAGCTTGCACACAAAATATATAGTTGATGGTGGTTAGCGAGTTATCAAGCTTCAGAGACTGTGGACATACACATATCCTCCCTCCTGAGCTTTCACTGGATAGAGAAGACAACAGGCATCTAAGGGTTAACCATTTTCACAGCTTGCTTAAAAATATCTGAGACAGAGGCAGGCACTACCACAGCCAATTCAttgttaataaatatatatttttttattttacagacaCATTTTCttcaagtttttgtttttaaaatacatcactAAACCAGCTCTCTTGCTGCTGAAACACGTAGGTTGGACTGTATTACCCTGGCTATCACACAAGTGAACACGACTGCCTTGGGTGGTATGCGCAGGAGGAGCAGCCTTGAGAACATGGAGGAGCAGAGGACATTAATAAAGCCACAGACCTCTTGCTGACACATTTTCCATCAACAAGCGTGGCTGGTGGCCTAAGGCCATCTTTCAGCTACACACATGCCAAGCATGCCTTGGCAAACATTTCAATTGATAAGAGTTCATATTCACTGTCTGGATCGCCATTGTATAGCCTTCCCATACCATGGATTTGGTTCCCCCAATAACGAGCCTGAACCTGTGATGTACTGAGCATcttctgcaaggtgctaagcaccctcaactcccattgaagtcaatgggaccagacAGTGCATGACagcttacaggatcaggccctaaggaaTCTACTCTCTTCAATGCATATGCATAACTCCAAAAGCAAAACTGAAGATGCACATGAAGACAAGACTCCTAATTTTGGAAACACTCTGATCCACTTCCAGCATTCACAGTAAATAAATAATTGCGTTTCTGATGTGGCCAATTAACATTGGGAGGTAATATATTTGTAGAGAGaggcctttgttttgttttctaaaaagcCATCTAACAAAACTCCCTTAAATCAGCCACTAACTATAAAAAAGGTACCATCTCAAACTTTTTAGAAAACAGAGTAACGCCCAAAAAGCAATTCCTCATTTTGATGACTCGCACGTTTCATCTTCACATTTCTAATAAGCACCAACCCAGTTTATAAAAATCCAGCTCCATTTGGATTGGAGTTATGTCTCTCTGAAGACGACAGCCAGATTGATCATTCAGTCCCATTATTACAGTGTATTTTGGTGCTTTTGTTGCCAACAAGGGGCATTGCGCTGGAAAAACGACTCCTAGCACAGACTAGTTAATGATGCTAGCAATGCTTCATTCATGAAAAGGTCCTTGGTCAGTCAGTACTAGGTTTAAAAAGGCTGACAAGTAGTCGAATCAATGACTTGAGAGTTAGAACATATGACACATCTGTCACCTTCAAGCTAAAGAGTTGATATCTCCCCCTTTAAAACAGGATACGAAATTTCATTGCAAAAGCAGGAGCACAACCCAAGAGATTCAGATTtgatttcttccctccccccttataAAATATGCATAAGTCTTTGACTGCATGCTCAGGAAGCACTGATCAATCTATTTGCAAAAATGTACAAAACTGAACAATAAAAGTTTCAGTAATCTGCGACCATCTGTTCAAGCCTGTCTGGACACCTGTAACAGATATTTAAATACTACAGCgcaaaaggtgttttttaaacaattttaaaacaccAGAAGCAATCCATTAAGATAGCCgtgtttttgtaaaaaaaaaaaaaaaccacaccaactCTCTTCAACAGTGCTCAGTCCGAAGAAGGATGGATTAGTGTTTCAGCCATGGATGAgcttcaatggaagctttgctCCTGTCTCCATAATCATACAATAGTTCTTCACCCACTTTAATGTCTCGCGAGGCTATCAGTATGAGATGAGGTACGCCGTCAACATCATGAAGCTTTGTTTGACAATTGCCACATTTGCTGTGATTAATCAGCCTTCCCAGACGATTAGTCTCTTTTGTAGCATCGACACTGAAAGAACACACACAGATTGTAAGATTTCTGCACAGCACACACAAGTCACGCTTTCACTACTAGAAGAGGTTAAATCTGTACTGAAAATCAAGAGATGAAAGAAATTGTGTGCAGTCAGCACAAGGCttgaaaacagacaaaaaaaaatactaaagatCCTGATGCCACTACTGCCCTGATAGGCAGAACAAGCTTAACCAAACTGCTCTTGCAAATCTAATTACCACAAGTCAACCCCCCACAGCATACGTTCATCACAACTTTACGTCTTTCAACTCAACCATGGATTTCTTCTAGAACTGACATCTTAGAGTCATTTACTGAGCTTTTTGTGGAGCCCTTTCTTCTCTAGATGTTGCTTCCTCCCCATTAGCAGCCATCAAGCAACCACCCAGAAGGGCCTGCGGTCTTACACGCAGCTTCCTCAGAAGATAAGGTGGAAGGTATGTATTGTGCCAGCCAGGAAAAGGATGCACAGCTACCAATAAAGACCCCTGCTCCTTTAAGACTGGGTATACTTAAGTGTCCAACCCATGCTCAGTCTCCACTGACGGGAATATTCCCAAAGTTGGTCCACACGTTGCTGTGCCACAGCATCTACCTGAAGATGTATAGTGCCTATCACTATAGCATCTCAACTCAGGTGTCACTGGGGCAGCATAGTAGAAGTCAGACCATTACAATCTAGACTTGTCAAACATATTTAATATGTAGGACTGTTACAAGACGACTTAAATTCCAATATTTAATAGATCCTAGTTACTGATTTAATCAGCTGCAGCAATTTTAAGTAAATCATGGTATATTACTACTCTCTTCAATTCTTGACCTGTTTTTACAAGCAAAAATCCAGCCTGGTGAGGAAGGTTAACATATAGAGGTAAATAAAGCTAGTCAGAAAGCCAGATTCTTAGCTCTGCTGCTGGTCTATGAACCTCAAATCCCAGATCTATCCACTAAAACATATGGTCTCTTAATTCCAATTTCACTCATTATAACCAGAAGAGATGATGCCCAGCATGTAGTTTTGAATGTTTAAGCAATAGGAGTGAAAAAATGTattcaaataaaaagcaaatcTCAAGGTAAATCTTGAGCTTGGAACTTTTACACTTTGCAGGAAAACTGAAAGATCTGGCACCTTCAAAGCTTCATCCACTTATTCCATTATTATATTCCTTAtataaaaaaactttaaaaaaaaacacaatcaaAAGCTTACCAGTACATTTTGCTTAAATACTGAAAGTAGTACATATAGCAGCCTGTGGATGGATCTTGGGCATACACAGCTTCTCGCTTTTTAGCATCCATGATCTCTATGAGATCCCCATGATATTCTACCACAAATTCTCCTCGACTGAAGTGTTTGGTAGCAATTACCCCTCTCCCTTTACCGTCAATGAAATCAATCTGTCAAGGAGAAAAGGAGCTCAGTTAGCAAAGCTGCAAAATATTTAAACTGTTCCAAGTAAATCTGTTTCCTACCTATTTGGGGGAAAGGGAACCTACAAGGATTTGTCGTTGAGACGTTAGCACCAATATTAGAGTGTGGCACATATGAACAAGTATTTTAGATAGCAAGATATGGCAGCATATTGCACACCTTTAGGGGAGATACATGGGATGAACTTAGGGATGCAGATCACCAGATATTTAGATAGACTATTTCCTAGATAAAAAAAGACCAATGTCAACCGGACAGTAAATGCAGAAAAGTGGGATTAGTCCTCTTTTTATAgcaattatttgttttctttgagcagtggggggtggagttaGTCTTTCCATTGCAGACTAGGAGATACCCTCAGTGTCCAATTTGGCTGCAACATAAAATAACAGTTAGAGATGCAGAAAGGCCTATCATGGAAGCTAGTCTAGTCCAGAGCCAATACAGTCTTGTTCCCTACAACATATTATCTAATCCATCACTTCATTGGATCACTATTCCACTGCTTAACATACACAAGGGAAGTTTTTCTGCTACTAGCACAGAAGTTTCCTTATTAATTCAAACACATCACTTTTCGGTATAGCCCTTTCAAATACCCTAAATGATTTCTTCAAACATTAAAGACTGAACAGCTTCAGGAGTTCTGATCAGATAATATGAAGTCTAgaaattaagttttagtttcCCCCACACATACCAGTTTAGCAGGACAAGAAGTACACTCTTACTTCTGAAAGGGAAAAACAGCAACAAGACCCCCAAGCAGTGAGCAGACTTAACTCCAGTAATTGTGATACTAGCTAATAAACTGATAGTGGCTCTCCTATCACCACACTCCCCTTCAATGCCACATGGAAAAGCCTACGTATGCTGTTCAGTGACATAATAAAATTTTACCATACAGATGCAGTGTCATGCTATTTAAGCTGGTGTTGCAGTTACCTTCATTCCTTCTTCTTTCCCACTTTCAATTAATTCATCTATTCTCCTCTTTTCCtcagtctgcaaaaagaaaaacccataGTATTGCTACTAGGATTTCTGCAGGGTTTTTTAAGCTAAGTGTTTTAGGAAGGTGTTTATCTGGTAATCTCACTTTTCTAAGCACTCTGTGCTGCTCTATTTAGAGTTCAAGCATGTCAGTTTTGTCAGAAATATTACAACattgaaaagaaaatttcaaATTGCGCTCCAGGAATGTGCAGTTTTTCCTTTATGAGCAGCTGGAAGGCATCATAAAGAAATCCAAATTTAGGTTTTGCTGTTTATGAGGAAGTGTTGTATTAACATAGTTATACTGTGCATTTGTTATTTGCTCTTTACCTAAGATCTATCCTAGATAGTACTTTGGAGATTACAAGTATCTGCATTCATCCTACGAAGTTTTCATTTAACTAGCAGCATGGAAAACTGCCAGGATTCGATGGGTTATACAAAAAGCACTACCTGCAATTCAGTTTTGCTCTTCCGGGAACTTCTTCTAACAGGGTAATAGTCTGTCACTTTTCGATTCTGTGATGTTTTTCCTTGCGCTCTGAGGGATAAGGAAAAGATACATAAATACTTCAGCTTTTCTGGCCTCACTGTCCTAACCCAAAAAGGACAAGAAGCTTTTCCTTCCAAGACAGTGATTTGAGAGATGGCTGGTCAgaactaaagatttttttaatccgCACCCTTCATTCTGATACAACGCTTTGTACACCTCCATGCTTCCCCACCTGGCCTCATTACCAATACTTCAGCTCAAACTCTtgagatgagaaaaaaaaagcaggtaTTTCTTGAAGTGTAGAGAATTAGCTCAAATTACTATTATAcagcacctgtgtgtgtgtctcaacCTAAGATGCTCTAGAATTTCCATCATTAAAGCTGCTCCATGGTTGGCTGCAGCAGGAGATGGAAGCATCCATCACACGGTGAAACCTTGGCTTATGCTACTCATGCAAAAGTGAGCTTAGATACCAGCTCAGCCATCAGACCACTAGCTA comes from the Chelonia mydas isolate rCheMyd1 chromosome 15, rCheMyd1.pri.v2, whole genome shotgun sequence genome and includes:
- the KMT5A gene encoding N-lysine methyltransferase KMT5A isoform X2, which encodes MQLSRGAAPRAWPRRCLHPGGTRRAEVNGSAHENVFLGQSKIYTYLSPNKSPGARPPLQEENSVMHHEVKCQGKTLNETCKRGDGKKRTVNTIEGAIKPEDQNDKESGCNSSASLPNQKQEAAETQKSMPLPSDSTDAANAKQAQKKVVKAKPGPRRKAQGKTSQNRKVTDYYPVRRSSRKSKTELQTEEKRRIDELIESGKEEGMKIDFIDGKGRGVIATKHFSRGEFVVEYHGDLIEIMDAKKREAVYAQDPSTGCYMYYFQYLSKMYCVDATKETNRLGRLINHSKCGNCQTKLHDVDGVPHLILIASRDIKVGEELLYDYGDRSKASIEAHPWLKH
- the KMT5A gene encoding N-lysine methyltransferase KMT5A isoform X3 gives rise to the protein MSKPREGKAEAATAPESTERRGPGRPRMNGENVFLGQSKIYTYLSPNKSPGARPPLQEENSVMHHEVKCQGKTLNETCKRGDGKKRTVNTIEGAIKPEDQNDKESGCNSSASLPNQKQEAAETQKSMPLPSDSTDAANAKQAQKKVVKAKPGPRRKAQGKTSQNRKVTDYYPVRRSSRKSKTELQTEEKRRIDELIESGKEEGMKIDFIDGKGRGVIATKHFSRGEFVVEYHGDLIEIMDAKKREAVYAQDPSTGCYMYYFQYLSKMYCVDATKETNRLGRLINHSKCGNCQTKLHDVDGVPHLILIASRDIKVGEELLYDYGDRSKASIEAHPWLKH
- the KMT5A gene encoding N-lysine methyltransferase KMT5A isoform X5 — protein: MQLSRGAAPRAWPRRCLHPGGTRRAEVNGSAHENVFLGQSKIYTYLSPNKSPGARPPLQEENSVMHHEVKCQGKTLNETCKRGDGKKRTVNTIEGAIKPEDQNDKESGCNSSASLPNQKQEAAETQKSMPLPSDSTDAANAKQAQKKVVKAKPGPRRKAQGKTSQNRKVTDYYPVRRSSRKSKTELQIDFIDGKGRGVIATKHFSRGEFVVEYHGDLIEIMDAKKREAVYAQDPSTGCYMYYFQYLSKMYCVDATKETNRLGRLINHSKCGNCQTKLHDVDGVPHLILIASRDIKVGEELLYDYGDRSKASIEAHPWLKH
- the KMT5A gene encoding N-lysine methyltransferase KMT5A isoform X4, which produces MAKGKTMSKPREGKAEAATAPESTERRGPGRPRMNGENVFLGQSKIYTYLSPNKSPGARPPLQEENSVMHHEVKCQGKTLNETCKRGDGKKRTVNTIEGAIKPEDQNDKESGCNSSASLPNQKQEAAETQKSMPLPSDSTDAANAKQAQKKVVKAKPGPRRKAQGKTSQNRKVTDYYPVRRSSRKSKTELQIDFIDGKGRGVIATKHFSRGEFVVEYHGDLIEIMDAKKREAVYAQDPSTGCYMYYFQYLSKMYCVDATKETNRLGRLINHSKCGNCQTKLHDVDGVPHLILIASRDIKVGEELLYDYGDRSKASIEAHPWLKH
- the KMT5A gene encoding N-lysine methyltransferase KMT5A isoform X6; this translates as MSKPREGKAEAATAPESTERRGPGRPRMNGENVFLGQSKIYTYLSPNKSPGARPPLQEENSVMHHEVKCQGKTLNETCKRGDGKKRTVNTIEGAIKPEDQNDKESGCNSSASLPNQKQEAAETQKSMPLPSDSTDAANAKQAQKKVVKAKPGPRRKAQGKTSQNRKVTDYYPVRRSSRKSKTELQIDFIDGKGRGVIATKHFSRGEFVVEYHGDLIEIMDAKKREAVYAQDPSTGCYMYYFQYLSKMYCVDATKETNRLGRLINHSKCGNCQTKLHDVDGVPHLILIASRDIKVGEELLYDYGDRSKASIEAHPWLKH
- the KMT5A gene encoding N-lysine methyltransferase KMT5A isoform X1, whose amino-acid sequence is MAKGKTMSKPREGKAEAATAPESTERRGPGRPRMNGENVFLGQSKIYTYLSPNKSPGARPPLQEENSVMHHEVKCQGKTLNETCKRGDGKKRTVNTIEGAIKPEDQNDKESGCNSSASLPNQKQEAAETQKSMPLPSDSTDAANAKQAQKKVVKAKPGPRRKAQGKTSQNRKVTDYYPVRRSSRKSKTELQTEEKRRIDELIESGKEEGMKIDFIDGKGRGVIATKHFSRGEFVVEYHGDLIEIMDAKKREAVYAQDPSTGCYMYYFQYLSKMYCVDATKETNRLGRLINHSKCGNCQTKLHDVDGVPHLILIASRDIKVGEELLYDYGDRSKASIEAHPWLKH
- the KMT5A gene encoding N-lysine methyltransferase KMT5A isoform X7, which codes for MHHEVKCQGKTLNETCKRGDGKKRTVNTIEGAIKPEDQNDKESGCNSSASLPNQKQEAAETQKSMPLPSDSTDAANAKQAQKKVVKAKPGPRRKAQGKTSQNRKVTDYYPVRRSSRKSKTELQTEEKRRIDELIESGKEEGMKIDFIDGKGRGVIATKHFSRGEFVVEYHGDLIEIMDAKKREAVYAQDPSTGCYMYYFQYLSKMYCVDATKETNRLGRLINHSKCGNCQTKLHDVDGVPHLILIASRDIKVGEELLYDYGDRSKASIEAHPWLKH